In the genome of Magnolia sinica isolate HGM2019 chromosome 2, MsV1, whole genome shotgun sequence, one region contains:
- the LOC131237852 gene encoding protein NSP-INTERACTING KINASE 3-like, with product MERRDFLFWEVSLLVLVWMESSNASLSPSGINYEVVALMAIKSNLHDPYNVLENWDINSVDPCGWRMVTCSADGSVSALGLPSQSLSGTLSPGIGNLSNLQSVLLQNNDILGPIPADIGMLEKLQTLDLSNNRFSGGIPSSLGNLKNLNYLRLNNNSLSGPLPESLSDIKGLTLLDLSYNNLSGSLPKISARTFNIIGNPLICGPSPENYCSAMSSEQLSYPPDAFKAQSQSGGMKSRRVAIAFGASLSSAFVAIVAVGLLLWRRHIHNQQIFFDVNDQYDPEVCLGHLKRFSLKELRAATDHFNPKNILGTGGFGIVYKGCLQDGTLVAVKRLKDYNAVSGEVQFQTEVELISLAVHRNLLRLSGFCMTESERLLVYPYMPNGSVASQLRDHVHGKPALDWPKRKRIALGTARGLLYLHEQCDPKIIHRDVKAANILLDEDYEAVVGDFGLAKLLDHQDSHVTTAVRGTVGHIAPEYLQTGQSSEKTDVFGFGILLLELITGQKAFDFGRAANQKGAMLDAVKKLHQENKLNVLVDKDLKNDFDQIELEEMVQVALLCTCFHPCHRPKMSEVVRMLEGDGLAERWEASQKIETPRFRSSEKLPQKYMDFVDESSLVVEPMELSGPR from the exons ATGGAAAGGAGAGATTTCCTGTTTTGGGAAGTGAGTTTGCTGGTTTTGGTATGGATGGAGAGCTCCAATGCAAGCCTTTCTCCTTCTGGAATAAACTACGAAG TTGTAGCTTTGATGGCTATAAAAAGTAATCTGCATGACCCATACAATGTGTTGGAGAACTGGGATATTAACTCGGTGGATCCTTGTGGATGGAGGATGGTCACCTGCTCTGCTGATGGCTCTGTCTCTGCCTT AGGGCTGCCTAGCCAGAGCTTGTCTGGAACCTTATCTCCAGGGATTGGGAACCTCAGTAATCTACAATCTGT GTTGCTGCAGAATAATGACATTTTGGGTCCTATTCCTGCTGATATTGGAATGCTGGAGAAGCTTCAAACGCTTGATCTCTCAAACAATCGGTTCAGTGGCGGAATACCCAGTTCATTGGGCAACCTGAAGAACCTGAACTATCT GCGACTGAATAACAACAGCCTTTCTGGACCCTTGCCTGAATCTCTGTCTGACATCAAAGGTCTCACTCTCCT AGATCTTTCTTACAACAATCTGAGCGGTTCCTTGCCAAAAATTTCAGCTAGAACTTTCAA CATTATTGGGAATCCTCTGATTTGTGGGCCAAGTCCGGAAAACTACTGTTCTGCCATGTCTTCGGAACAACTTTCGTACCCACCAGATGCTTTTAAAG CTCAGTCACAATCTGGAGGAATGAAAAGCCGCAGGGTAGCTATCGCATTTGGTGCAAGCCTCAGTTCTGCTTTTGTAGCGATTGTTGCTGTTGGGTTGCTTCTTTGGCGGCGGCACATACACAATCAACAGATTTTCTTCGATGTCAATG ATCAATATGATCCGGAGGTATGTTTGGGTCATCTGAAGAGGTTTTCATTAAAGGAACTTCGTGCCGCCACCGATCATTTCAATCCGAAAAATATATTGGGGACGGGAGGATTTGGGATAGTGTACAAGGGCTGCTTGCAAGATGGTACACTAGTGGCTGTTAAAAGGCTGAAAGATTATAACGCAGTAAGTGGCGAAGTTCAATTCCAGACGGAAGTCGAGCTGATTAGCCTGGCTGTTCATCGGAATCTCCTCCGGCTTTCCGGGTTCTGCATGACGGAGAGTGAGCGGCTCCTCGTGTACCCTTACATGCCAAATGGAAGTGTTGCTTCTCAGTTACGAG ATCATGTTCATGGCAAGCCGGCCTTAGACTGGCCGAAACGGAAGAGAATAGCACTGGGAACAGCCCGTGGGCTATTGTATTTGCACGAGCAGTGCGACCCAAAAATAATCCATCGCGATGTAAAGGCTGCCAACATTCTTCTTGACGAGGACTACGAGGCAGTCGTTGGAGATTTCGGATTGGCGAAGCTGTTGGATCACCAAGATTCCCACGTGACCACAGCCGTGCGTGGGACCGTTGGGCATATCGCTCCGGAGTATTTACAGACTGGCCAGTCGTCGGAGAAAACCGACGTCTTTGGCTTTGGTATTTTACTCCTTGAGCTGATTACAGGTCAGAAGGCATTTGATTTTGGACGGGCGGCTAACCAGAAAGGTGCAATGCTCGATGCg GTGAAAAAGCTCCATCAGGAGAACAAGCTGAATGTATTGGTGGACAAAGATCTAAAGAACGATTTCGACCAGATCGAATTGGAGGAGATGGTCCAGGTCGCGTTGCTATGCACGTGTTTCCACCCTTGCCACCGCCCAAAGATGTCTGAGGTGGTAAGAATGCTGGAAGGCGACGGCCTCGCTGAGAGATGGGAGGCCTCACAGAAGATTGAGACACCCAGGTTCCGGTCATCAGAGAAGCTGCCTCAGAAGTACATGGACTTCGTCGACGAATCTTCGCTTGTAGTCGAACCAATGGAGCTTTCCGGCCCGAGATGA